One window from the genome of Pseudomonas fluorescens encodes:
- a CDS encoding cache domain-containing protein codes for MGFFHRMAWLGAMLMLGLAQAQAATADDGQAARALLEKALAYYHDNGDKAFAAFSRQGEFVDKDRYVFVVDTQGVMLASGGPSQALIGRDVSDVLGPDLRKAFKDALKTPEASGIQQAEYRWQNWTDGKVERKHVYFQRVGERILAVGYYLPRASAEQARALLDKASNDLLKNEKATLTAVNSLKGGYLQDDLYVFVVDLDTRRYVGHGTNLRLINTDFAKVKDPDGKPVGEPILALIGKQGEGEYEYRWKNPVTGKVEDKHAYLKKVGHFLVAVGYYSP; via the coding sequence ATGGGTTTTTTTCACAGGATGGCCTGGCTGGGTGCAATGCTCATGCTGGGGCTGGCTCAGGCCCAGGCGGCCACGGCGGACGATGGCCAGGCGGCCCGGGCGCTGCTGGAGAAGGCCTTGGCCTATTACCACGACAACGGCGACAAAGCCTTTGCCGCGTTCAGTCGCCAAGGGGAATTCGTCGACAAGGATCGCTACGTGTTCGTGGTGGATACCCAGGGTGTGATGCTCGCCAGCGGCGGGCCGTCCCAGGCGTTGATCGGGCGGGACGTGTCCGACGTGCTGGGGCCGGATTTGCGCAAAGCCTTCAAGGACGCCTTGAAAACCCCCGAGGCCAGTGGCATCCAGCAAGCCGAGTACCGCTGGCAGAACTGGACGGACGGCAAGGTCGAGCGCAAGCATGTGTATTTCCAGCGTGTCGGCGAGCGAATCCTGGCTGTCGGCTACTACCTGCCCCGGGCTTCCGCCGAACAGGCCAGGGCGTTGCTGGACAAGGCCTCGAATGACCTGCTGAAAAACGAGAAGGCCACGCTGACGGCGGTCAACTCCCTCAAGGGCGGTTACCTGCAGGATGACTTGTATGTCTTTGTCGTCGACCTCGATACCCGGCGCTATGTCGGCCATGGCACCAATTTGCGCTTGATCAATACCGACTTCGCCAAGGTCAAGGACCCGGATGGCAAACCGGTGGGCGAGCCGATCCTGGCGTTGATCGGGAAGCAGGGCGAGGGAGAGTACGAGTACCGCTGGAAGAATCCGGTGACCGGCAAGGTCGAGGATAAACACGCGTACCTGAAGAAGGTCGGGCATTTCCTGGTGGCGGTGGGATATTACAGTCCTTGA